One segment of Candidatus Poribacteria bacterium DNA contains the following:
- a CDS encoding transposase translates to MYTTNYKLFRAPRNRNLKRKTWIAHTLWNYFLGWQRTRYALGLPYLSYREMSREFTILRKSHPDMFAHWRELDSWAARQILKRLDEGYQRFFKKIAKRPPRFRSFRKPYSFTMCPSGYKFAKPVAGDKGFGIYSDRVTIMGKTYRFNLSRPIFGNIKTVTIKEDALGDFYMSVVTDHRRCHLKPMTGNAAGFDMGVKTMLTCSNGKQYESPHFFTESLENVRTANRQLSTKQHGSNNRERARQHHARMHRKVARQREDHHWKLALELVRRFDVLFFETLNLDGMKRLWGRKVSDIGFYAFLQKLKWQAKKRGKRVECIDQWQPTTSVCHICDTRVSLELNDRTWTCDHCKTHHDRDLNAAINILKVGASTFGVEGVRLAIASNL, encoded by the coding sequence ATGTATACCACAAATTACAAACTCTTTCGTGCGCCACGTAATCGAAATCTGAAGCGAAAAACGTGGATAGCACACACACTATGGAACTACTTTCTCGGTTGGCAACGCACCCGCTATGCTCTTGGGCTGCCGTATCTGTCCTATCGTGAGATGTCTCGTGAGTTCACGATTCTGCGTAAATCTCACCCTGATATGTTTGCACATTGGCGCGAGTTGGATTCTTGGGCTGCGCGTCAAATTCTCAAACGTCTTGATGAAGGTTATCAGCGGTTCTTTAAGAAAATCGCCAAACGTCCTCCGAGGTTCCGCTCGTTTCGTAAACCGTACTCGTTTACGATGTGTCCATCTGGATACAAGTTTGCGAAACCTGTTGCGGGCGATAAAGGTTTTGGAATCTATTCCGACCGAGTAACGATCATGGGAAAAACGTACCGATTTAACCTGAGTCGTCCCATCTTTGGGAACATCAAAACTGTCACGATCAAAGAAGATGCACTTGGCGATTTCTATATGTCTGTTGTTACGGATCATCGCAGATGCCATCTCAAGCCCATGACGGGTAACGCTGCGGGGTTTGATATGGGAGTCAAAACGATGTTGACCTGCTCCAACGGAAAACAGTATGAATCGCCTCATTTTTTCACCGAATCCCTTGAGAACGTCAGAACAGCGAATCGCCAATTGTCGACAAAACAACACGGAAGCAACAACCGAGAACGCGCAAGACAACACCACGCGCGCATGCACCGCAAGGTTGCAAGGCAACGTGAGGATCACCATTGGAAACTCGCACTTGAACTTGTGCGTAGATTTGATGTGCTGTTCTTTGAGACCTTGAACCTTGATGGCATGAAACGTCTCTGGGGTCGCAAAGTCTCTGATATAGGCTTCTATGCATTTTTGCAGAAACTGAAGTGGCAAGCAAAGAAACGTGGTAAGCGTGTTGAATGCATTGACCAATGGCAGCCCACCACTTCTGTTTGCCATATCTGCGATACACGTGTTTCGCTCGAATTGAATGATAGAACATGGACGTGTGATCATTGTAAGACTCACCATGACCGCGATCTTAATGCGGCTATAAATATCCTTAAGGTTGGGGCATCAACCTTTGGAGTAGAAGGTGTCAGACTTGCTATAGCAAGCAACCTTTGA